Sequence from the Bacillus thuringiensis genome:
AAATTAACTACATTTCTTTTTTTATATCATATACTTAAACGAAATATCTCTTTCATGTATGAGCAATTCCTACATATATTCTATATAAAGTTACTCTATCAAAAAGCGTTTCTTTCTATAATAAACGTTTTATTCATATACCATATCATACAAGGAGGAATATATATGGACTATGCCGATTTATTAATCAAACTAGGTCTCTCGGCAATTTTAGGATTCGCCATCGGCTTAGAGCGCGAATTAAAACGGAAACCACTTGGTTTAAAAACATGTTTAGTTATTTCTATTATCAGTTGCCTCCTGACGATTGTTTCTATTAAAGCAGCCTACAATTTACCACATACTGATCATATGAATATGGATCCCCTTCGACTTGCCGCTCAAATTGTATCAGGGATTGGTTTTTTAGGTGCCGGTGTTATTTTACGTAGAGGAAACGATAGTTTATCCGGTATTAGCCCCGGTTTCCCGGAGTTATCCCAGTCTTATGGGCAGGTTACCCACGTGTTACTCACCCGTCCGCCGCTAACTTCATAAGAGCAAGCTCTTAATCCATTCGCTCGACTTGCATGTATTAGGCACGCCGCCAGCGTTCATCCTGAGCCAGGATCAAACTCTCCAATAAAGTTAGTTTGTCTAGCATCTAAAATAAAAATTGACGTTTCACGTTGTTTGTTTCGTTCAGTTTTCAAAGAACTACTTGGTCGCTCATTTGCGACTTCCTTATGTTAACATCTTCGTTTTTCGATGTCAACTAAGTTTTTCAATTTCTTTTTTGTCGTTTTCTGCGTTTCCGCATCAGCGACGGTTATTAATATATCATGCAGAAAAATGAAATGCAACATCTTTTGAAAACTTTTTTTAAATTAACTACATTTCTTTTTTTATATCATATACTTAAACGAAATATCTCTTTCATGTATGAGCAATTCCTACATATATTCTATATAAAGTTACTCTATCAAAAAGCGTTTCTTTCTATAATAAACGTTTTATTCATATACCATATCATACAAGGAGGAATATATATGGACTATGCCGATTTATTAATCAAACTAGGTCTCTCGGCAATTTTAGGATTCGCCATCGGCTTAGAGCGCGAATTAAAACGGAAACCACTTGGTTTAAAAACATGTTTAGTTATTTCTATTATCAGTTGCCTCCTGACGATTGTTTCTATTAAAGCAGCCTACAATTTACCACATACTGATCATATGAATATGGATCCCCTTCGACTTGCCGCTCAAATTGTATCAGGGATTGGTTTTTTAGGTGCCGGTGTTATTTTACGTAGAGGAAACGATAGTATTGCAGGGTTAACAACTGCTGCTATGATTTGGGGTGCTTCCGGTATTGGTATTGCCGTTGGGGCCGGATTCTATATCGAAGCCATTTTCGGGATGTGTTTCCTTATGATTAGCGTTGAACTTATACCATTAACAATGAAATTTGTAGGACCTAGATCATTTCGCCAACGTGACATCGCAGTGAAACTTGTTGTGCGCAATATGGACAATATCCCGGTTGTAATTGAAGAAATAAAAGAAATGGATATAAAAGTGAAGAATATGAAGCTTAAAACATTAGAAAATGGCTCTCACTATTTACATCTTAAATTATGTATCGATCAAAAAAGACATACTGCCGATGTTTATTACGCTCTCCAGCATCTTGAAAGTGTCCAACAAACTGAAGTGGAAAGTATGTAATAGGAAACAAACTCTCTTTTAAATTAGAGAGTTTTTCTTTTTTCTATAATGGTAACAATGAATGTAGTCCTGCAAAGTAAGGAGGAATAGGCAATTGAAATCTCGTCCAAATTTAGTAGATACATTTCGTGATTCCATTATTTTTCGTTTAATTTGCTTTATTGTTGTACTTACTGCTTTTTCCGGCTTTCTTATACATAGATTAGAACCATCGCACTTCACCACATGGTTTGATGGAATTTGGTGGTCAATCGTTACAATTTTCACTGTTGGTTATGGTGACTTTGCCCCGCATACACTACTAGGCAAACTTGTCGGCATGGGTATTATTTTATTTGGAACTGGTTTTTGTTCTTATTATATGGTTCTATTCGCCACTGATATGATTAATAAACAATATATGAAAGTTAAAGGAGAAGAAGCTGCAACTTCTAACGGTCATATGATTATTGTCGGCTGGAACGAACGGGCAAAACACGTTGTAAAACAAATGCACGTATTACAACCGAACCTTGATATCGTTTTAATTGATGAAACACTTTCTCTACTTCCAAAACCATTTCATCATTTAGAATTTATAAAGGGATGCCCCCATCACGATCAAACATTATTAAAAGCTAATATTACAACGGCTCACACTATATTAATAACGGCTGATAAAGAAAAAAACGAAAGCTTAGCTGATACACAGTCCATTTTAAATATTTTAACTGCAAAAGGACTCAATCCAAACATTCACTGCATCGCTGAACTTCTTACTTCTGAACAAATACAAAATGCAACGAGAGCTGGTGTATCAGAAATTATAGAAGGAAATAAATTAACGAGCTATGTATTTACCGCTTCCCTTTTATTCCCTTCCATTTCAGGTGTTCTATTTTCACTTTACGACGAAATCACTGATAATAAATTACAACTGATGGAGCTTCACACGTCCTGCACTGGACAAACTTTTGCAAATTGTAGCTATACTCTTTTAAAGCAAAACATTCTCCTATTAGGTATAAAGCGTGATGGACAATATATGATTAATCCAGTTCATTCCTTCGTTCTCATTGAAAGCGACATACTCATTGTTATTCACCATTAATAAAATGACGCTCTAATTCTTGCATGAGCACTTTCCCAATATTAATATATTTTCTTTTCACATCTCCATCTGGATCTTTCGGCTCAGCAAATTGATCTATCCCACTCGTTCCAGCTGTTAAAGTATTCACATGATCATCTAGTTCGTCTTGATATACGTGCGAAAGAATATACGGCGTTTCAAGGCGGACTACTACACCAGGTACATCTAGTTCTCCATCAACGGCTGTAAATGGCACCCGTAAAAATTGATAGCCATCTTCTTCATCGATTTTATAATCGAAGCATCCTTTATCATAATCCCAATTGCCACCAATGCTATATCCGAGTGGCTTCATTATCTCTTCTAGCTTATATAACGCATATGTACGTCCTTCTAAATTTGATTGAATTGGAATCAAGCCCATCCCTCCTAGACTTTTTCTTTAGCATACCCACTCTAGTTTGAATATATTGATGGACTTTTCGATGAAATAATAAAAAGCGGCCGGAATCCGGCCGCTTTTTATTATTTTAAACGCTCTTCTAATTCTGCTTTTAACTCTTCAAATCCTGGTTTACCAAGTAAAGCAAACATGTTTTTCTTGTATGCTTCTACTCCTGGTTGGTCAAATGGATTTACACCTAATAAGTAGCCGCTCATCGCACATGCTTTTTCGAAGAAGTATACAAGGTAACCGAATGTATACTCATTTAATTCAGGAATATTTACGATTAAGTTTGGTACTCCCCCGTCGCTATGTGCAAGTAATGTACCTTCGTATGCTTTTGTGTTTACGAAGTCTACAGTTTCACCAGCAAGGTAGTTTAATCCATCTAAATCGTTTTCTTCTGATTCGATTGTTAGTTCATGTGTAGATTTACCTACTTTAAGAACTGTTTCAAATAGGTCACGACGACCTTCTTGAACGTATTGACCTAATGAGTGTAAGTCAGTTGAGAAGTTTGCTGAAGATGGGAAAATACCTTTTTGATCTTTTCCTTCACTTTCACCAAATAACTGTTTCCACCACTCAGCGAAGTATTGAAGTGCTGGCTCATAGTTAACAAGCATTTCAATTGTTTTTCCTTTATTGTATAAAGCGTTACGAACTACTGCATATTGGTAAGCTGGGTTTTCTTCTAGTTCTGATGTACCGAAGTCCTCACGACCAGCAGCTGCACCTTTCATCATCTCTTCAATATTTAAGCCACTTACTGCGATTGGTAATAAACCAACTGGCGTTAATACTGAGAAACGTCCTCCAACATCATCTGGAATAACGAATGTTTCGTAACCTTCGTTATCAGCTAATGTTTTTAATGCACCACGCGCTTTATCTGTAGTTGCATAAATACGTTTGCGAGCTTCTTCTTTTCCATACTTTTCTTCTAATAACTTACGGAAAATACGGAATGCTAGTGCCGGCTCTGTTGTTGTACCTGATTTGGAAATAACGTTAATAGAGAAGTCTTTACCTTCTAATACGTCCATTAAATCTTTCATGTAAGTGGAGCTAATGTTTTGTCCAACAAATAGCACTTGTGGAGTTTTACGTTGTTCTTTAGAAAGCGTGTTGTAGAAAGAATGGTTTAACATTTCGATTGCTGCACGTGCTCCTAGGTAAGAACCACCGATACCTACAACAAGTAAAATGTCAGAGTCATTTTTAATTTTTTCTGCGCATTTTTGAATGCGAGCGAATTCTTCTTTGTCATATTGAAGCGGAAGGTCTACCCACCCAAGGAAATCGTTCCCAGCTCCAGTTTTTTCGTGGATTGCGTGATGTGTTACTTTCACTGCATCACGTAAATAAGTGATTTCATGTTCACCGATGAAGGATAACGCTTTAGAATAGTCGAACGTTACATGTGTACTCATCTTTTTCCCTCCAATTATGGATATGTATTTCTGTATTCACTTTAGCGAAACTGAAGTTGTAAATCAAGCGATTCACCCATTGTAAACGTAACCAATATATATTTTTTAGAAAAAGTTCATTTTTTGCATAAAAATTCGTATTTTTCGGTATAGATGTATATACATCCTATTTCGAACATTTTTTATGTATAAAAACAACATAACTACCCCATTCTATAAAAGAGTTAATTAACTCATCGCTTGCTCATGCTTCACAATTAAGGGGGGCTTTTTCATGAGTACTCTGCAACGTATCGCATTAGTCTTTACTGTCATCGGCGCTGTGAACTGGGGACTAATCGGGTTCTTCCAGTTTGACTTAGTGGCAGCCATTTTCGGTGGACAAAACTCAGCTCTTGCACGTATTATTTACGGCATCGTTGGTATTTCTGGGCTTATCAATCTTGGTTTACTCTTTAAACCATCAGAAAATCTTGGCACTCACCCAGAAACGAACGAAATTCGCTAGTCAGTATGTCTTTACTTCACCTCCGACATACGAATATGATTGCATGCAATCATATTTGCAAATATATATCATAAGATAAAGTAAAAGAGGAACGCTCATATGCGCTCCTCTTTTACTTTGTTAACTCGGACTCTTCAATCCATTCTGTTAGCTTTTCTCGCAGCGTATTAAATCCGTTCTCAGATGGATTCGGTATAAGAATCCGTCCTTGTTTTCTTTTCGCCGCTTTTAACGATAAACTCATTTTTCTGTGTTCTTCATCAATTGAAAGTACTTTTACTTCTACTGTATCGCCGACTTTTAAAAAATCATGAATATCCTTTACATATCCATTTGTAATTTCAGATATATGCACAAGTCCTTGTGTTTCTGCATCTAACGCTACAAATGCACCGTAATCTTGAATCCCAGTCACTTTCCCTGTTACAACCACTCCTGTTGTATATTGTTCTGACATATGAAACACTCCCATACGTTTACCATTTTCTCTACAATTGTAGATAGCAAAGCAGATGATTTATTGTTAAATATCCGATTAGTTAGTACGTACCCTAAGTAAAGCTACTCAGGATACGTATACCTTATATTAGTAAATTATACCACTATGACAGAACGCATTCAAAATTCATGAAAAAATTTCCTTAAGTAAGTATAATTCTCCAATATTAGGATAGAATACTAACACATGGCTTTCTAGTATTCCCCCCCTTTTATGGACAAAACGTATTGTGTTTTGTCCTTTTTTTATTCTCTATGAACCGTTCCATTCTCTTCATTGCTTCCATTAGTTGTTCAAGCGATGTTGCATACGAGCAACGAATAAATCCTTCACCACTTTCGCCAAATACACTCCCAGGTACAACAGCCACTTTTTCTTCTAATAATAACTGTTCTGCAAATTCCGCTGAAGATAGTCCAGTTGAAGAAATAGAAGGAAAGACATAAAAAGCTCCACCCGGCACATGACATGTTAATCCCATTTCATTGAAAGATGTCGTCATAAAATTACGGCGTTTCTTATAACTATCTCTCATCCGAATTACTTCATCATTCCCCGCGCGTAACGCTTCAAGTGCTGCGAACTGAGACATCGTCGGTGCACACATCATGGAATATTGGTGAATTTTGAGCATTAATTCTGAAAAATAAACAGGAGCTGCAATCATACCAAGGCGCCATCCTGTCATCGCAAATCCCTTTGAAAATCCTGAAATTAAAATCGTATGCTCTCGCATATTTTGAATGCTCGCGAAACTTGTATATACTTCGTCGTATACAAGCTCTGCATAAATTTCATCAGATAATACGATTAAATTGTACTTCTCAACAATCACTGCTATTTCTTCAAGCTCGGATTTATTTAGCATTGCACCTGTTGGGTTATTTGGTGAACAAAGCAAAATTGCTTTTGTTTTCGCTGTAATAGCTGCTTCAATTTGTTCTGGTTGTACTTTAAACTCGTTTTCTAAAGTAGTCGCCACAGGAACCGGAACTCCTCCAGCTAATGTTACAAGCGGTGCATAAGAAACGAAACTTGGTTCAATAATGAGTACTTCATCATCAGGATTTATAATGGCACGCATCGCTACATCTAACGCCTGACTCGCTCCAACTGTAACAATGATTTCATCGTTTGGATCATAAGATACTGCAAATTGTTTTTTTAGATACTTTGCTATTTCTTGACGGAGCTCCAATAATCCTGCATTTGCTGTATATGACGTATATCCTTGTTCTAAAGAACGAATACATGCTTGCCTTACATTCCAAGGAGTAACGAAGTCTGGTTCTCCTACCCCAAGAGAAATAACCCCTTTCATATT
This genomic interval carries:
- a CDS encoding MgtC/SapB family protein, whose amino-acid sequence is MDYADLLIKLGLSAILGFAIGLERELKRKPLGLKTCLVISIISCLLTIVSIKAAYNLPHTDHMNMDPLRLAAQIVSGIGFLGAGVILRRGNDSIAGLTTAAMIWGASGIGIAVGAGFYIEAIFGMCFLMISVELIPLTMKFVGPRSFRQRDIAVKLVVRNMDNIPVVIEEIKEMDIKVKNMKLKTLENGSHYLHLKLCIDQKRHTADVYYALQHLESVQQTEVESM
- a CDS encoding potassium channel family protein: MKSRPNLVDTFRDSIIFRLICFIVVLTAFSGFLIHRLEPSHFTTWFDGIWWSIVTIFTVGYGDFAPHTLLGKLVGMGIILFGTGFCSYYMVLFATDMINKQYMKVKGEEAATSNGHMIIVGWNERAKHVVKQMHVLQPNLDIVLIDETLSLLPKPFHHLEFIKGCPHHDQTLLKANITTAHTILITADKEKNESLADTQSILNILTAKGLNPNIHCIAELLTSEQIQNATRAGVSEIIEGNKLTSYVFTASLLFPSISGVLFSLYDEITDNKLQLMELHTSCTGQTFANCSYTLLKQNILLLGIKRDGQYMINPVHSFVLIESDILIVIHH
- a CDS encoding YugN-like family protein; the protein is MIPIQSNLEGRTYALYKLEEIMKPLGYSIGGNWDYDKGCFDYKIDEEDGYQFLRVPFTAVDGELDVPGVVVRLETPYILSHVYQDELDDHVNTLTAGTSGIDQFAEPKDPDGDVKRKYINIGKVLMQELERHFINGE
- a CDS encoding glucose-6-phosphate isomerase is translated as MSTHVTFDYSKALSFIGEHEITYLRDAVKVTHHAIHEKTGAGNDFLGWVDLPLQYDKEEFARIQKCAEKIKNDSDILLVVGIGGSYLGARAAIEMLNHSFYNTLSKEQRKTPQVLFVGQNISSTYMKDLMDVLEGKDFSINVISKSGTTTEPALAFRIFRKLLEEKYGKEEARKRIYATTDKARGALKTLADNEGYETFVIPDDVGGRFSVLTPVGLLPIAVSGLNIEEMMKGAAAGREDFGTSELEENPAYQYAVVRNALYNKGKTIEMLVNYEPALQYFAEWWKQLFGESEGKDQKGIFPSSANFSTDLHSLGQYVQEGRRDLFETVLKVGKSTHELTIESEENDLDGLNYLAGETVDFVNTKAYEGTLLAHSDGGVPNLIVNIPELNEYTFGYLVYFFEKACAMSGYLLGVNPFDQPGVEAYKKNMFALLGKPGFEELKAELEERLK
- a CDS encoding DUF378 domain-containing protein, coding for MSTLQRIALVFTVIGAVNWGLIGFFQFDLVAAIFGGQNSALARIIYGIVGISGLINLGLLFKPSENLGTHPETNEIR
- the yugI gene encoding S1 domain-containing post-transcriptional regulator GSP13, whose translation is MSEQYTTGVVVTGKVTGIQDYGAFVALDAETQGLVHISEITNGYVKDIHDFLKVGDTVEVKVLSIDEEHRKMSLSLKAAKRKQGRILIPNPSENGFNTLREKLTEWIEESELTK
- a CDS encoding aminotransferase, with the protein product MKQFELSRTAESLQPSGIRKFFDLAANMKGVISLGVGEPDFVTPWNVRQACIRSLEQGYTSYTANAGLLELRQEIAKYLKKQFAVSYDPNDEIIVTVGASQALDVAMRAIINPDDEVLIIEPSFVSYAPLVTLAGGVPVPVATTLENEFKVQPEQIEAAITAKTKAILLCSPNNPTGAMLNKSELEEIAVIVEKYNLIVLSDEIYAELVYDEVYTSFASIQNMREHTILISGFSKGFAMTGWRLGMIAAPVYFSELMLKIHQYSMMCAPTMSQFAALEALRAGNDEVIRMRDSYKKRRNFMTTSFNEMGLTCHVPGGAFYVFPSISSTGLSSAEFAEQLLLEEKVAVVPGSVFGESGEGFIRCSYATSLEQLMEAMKRMERFIENKKRTKHNTFCP